The DNA window TTTCAGCAGGTAGGCGATACCCTCACAGACAAACCGAAAGGCAGCGGTTTGGGACTGCCAATTTGCAAGCAAATCGTTGAGCATCACGGCGGCACAATTTGGGTAGAAAGTCAACTGGGTCGGGGAAGTAATTTCTCATTTACCCTACCGATTGTTAACGCGGCTATGGCTCAGCCAGACAAGATATCGATCGACATTTTGGTAAAGCAACTGAAAGAAAGCTTTGTCCAAACAGCAACTTCTACCTCTTTCGATCGCAAAACTATTCTGGTCGTCGATGATGATGAGAACATTCGCGCCCTTCTCAGGCAGCAACTAGAACCAGAAGGTTATCAAATCAGAGAAGCTAAAGATGGAGTAGATGCGATTAATAGAGTAAAACAAGAAAAACCAGACCTAATTATTCTAGATGTGATGATGCCTCAAATCAATGGTTTTGATGTAGCTGCTGTGTTGAAAAACGACCCGCAGACCCAGAACATTCCGATTATCATTGTATCGATCTTTGAAGATAAACAACGAGGTTATCTTCTGGGGATAGACCGCTATTTGCAAAAGCCGATCGATGCCGAATCTCTGCTCAGCAATATCGATACACTGATCTCTCAGGGTTCCTCGAAAAAGAAAGTTCTGGTCGTCGATGAAGATGCCTCCGCAGTAAAAACCCTCTCCGAGGTGTTAATTTCCAAAGGATACACCGTTGTCGAGGCATCTAACAGCCAGGATGGCATTGAAAAGGCACTAGCAGTACAACCAGATATGATTATTGTTGATGGCGGATTTTCAGAGCAACACAATCTCATCAAAACTTTGCGGTTTGAGAAGGGCATGGAAAATGTTTTCTTTCTTTTATTAGCGGACGAACAAAACGAAAGCCCCGAACACATTTAAAAATTTTAAATGGTGAACTTGAAGAAAAAAAAATTAATTTTTGCTCCAAAATCCAAGTGGTATCCCGATCTTAGCCATCGCGCTAACCGCGAATTCAGGCTCAAACCAGTGCGAAATACACCTAAATTATACTTAATCCCCTGCTTCCGCTTTTTGACCCTGACTCTCAAGGCACGAGCTACATAACGGAAGCCCACTTGTGCGGACTAAAGAATAAGGGCGATAATCAAGCTGGATTTGATATTATACCAAATCCGGGTCTGCTACCCCCTTTTTCAGCCTCAATGTTGCTCCAACTCGTACTGCCCACTTTCCCGCGCTCCGTTCGGCTGACGCGAGCGTCAGCCCGCTCCCTCACTCCTACGGGGGTAATCGAAGCCGATTTGGTATTATGTCTGTTGGTTGGCGTTTACCGGACTCATTTGCACTGAAAAAGTGTAGGCATCACCCAGAAATAGGCTCTTAAGAAAAAATCAAATTTATTCAGTATAGAGGTCACTTTTATGAGCAAAAAAATATTGATTGTCGATGATGAGCCTCACATTAGAGTTCTCATGGAACAAACCCTAGAAGATCTGGAAGACAAAGGGGTAGAACTGTTGATGGCAGACAACGGCGAAAAAGCCCTAGAAACCATCAAAAGAGAAAAACCTCAACTTGTATTTCTGGATGTGATGATGCCTAAAATGAGTGGTTTTGAAGTATGTAACGCTGTCAAAAAAGAATTGGGGATGTATGAGGTTTATATTGTTATGTTGACAGCGAAAGGACAGGAGTTCGATAAACAAAAAGGAAATGATGCAGGTGCAGATTTGTATATGACAAAGCCTTTCGATCCGGATGAAGTCCTGGAAAAATCTATAGAAATTCTGGGTCTCTAATCAGACTATTTAATGGCATTTTGAACAATTAACTTAGCTATGAATTCTCGGTTGAGGATGCAAAGTAGCCAGCACATTACTTTCCACGATCGCCAATTCCTCCAATCTCTGCATCACAGTTTCCCGATCGAAATAAGTATCTGCCAAAATCCAATAAATCCCGAAGTGACGGGCCTCCGAAGCCATCAAACCGCGATAAAATTGGGCTAACTCCCGATCGGGACAGGCATCGGCTAACAAACCCAGCCGTTCGTGACTGCGAGCCTCTATCAAACCGCAGACCAGCAAAGTATCCAACAAGCGCATCGGTTCATCGCGGCGAATCTCCGAGTTGAGAGTAGCACCGTAGGGAGGCGCTGGCAGTGGGCCAAGCGGAATACCCCGCCGTTCCAGCCACTGGTTGACCAGCTCGAAGTGTTCCAATTCCTCGCGAGCGATCGCAGTCAGCATCCGCACCAACTTGGTATTAGAAGGATACCGAAACATCAAATTTATTGCCACCCCAGCCGCCTTGCGCTCGCAGTGCGAGTGATCCAGCAAAATCGTATCCAGGTTGGCTAGAGCTTGTACAACCCATTCCCATCTCGTGGGTTGCTTGAGCGCGTTAATAGTCGTTAGCATAAAAAATTACCACAAGCACTTTTTTTGCCGATCGGCTGCATAATTAAGTTAGCAGGATGCTGACGGCATTTGCTAACTTTCCAGTTCATCAATCAGCCAGTGCAGGCTCTATATAAATTCTTACCGACTATTTTGCAACAGAAAGCCGAATGAGCGAAACTACCAACCGTCGCATCATTATCGGTGATGTTCACGGTCATTACAACGGCCTCATGACCTTATTAGAGGCGATCGCACCAGGCGAAGACGATCGAGTCTATTTCTTAGGAGACTTAATCGATCGTGGCCCACAAAGTTTTCACGTTGTCGAGTTTGTCAGCACAAACTCCTATCCATGTTTGCTGGGAAACCACGAGCAACTATTGCTCGACAGCTTCGCCAACGGAAAACCACAAGCTCACATACTGCAAGTCTGGCTCTACAGTGGCGGTAACGCCACGATCGCCAGTTACCCAGAATCCCGCATCCCATCAGAACACATAGACTGGTTGCGGATGCTACCACCTTATCTAGATTTGGGCGATCTCTGGCTAGTTCATGCAGGCGTCCATCCCCAGATGCCCATTACAGAGCAAAACGCCGACCAATTTTGTTGGATTCGGGACGAATTTCACTCTATACCCAAACCTTACTTCCCCGATAAACTAATCATTACAGGTCATACCATCACTTTTACCCTACCGAACATCTCCCCTGGAAAAATTGCCCAAGGACAGGGTTGGTTAGATATCGACACAGGCGCATATCATCGCAAAAGTGGTTGGTTGACCGGATTAGATATCACCAACAAGCTTGTCTATCAAGTCAATGTGTTTGACGGCTCAATTCGCACTTTACCGCTACAAGAAGCAGTAGCAAAGGTTGAACCACAGCAAATACTTGCCCGTCACTAGCTCAAAATCGGGTTTCTTGAAGAAACCCGATTTTTTTAATAATTGCGAGATCGCAGCAGCGCTCGAATATTTGTTCGATATTCAGTCTCGTCCAAACCATCGCCCACATTAGCCCTAGCTGGATCGATCGCCCGCTCTAAAGCCACAATGCGATCCTTCGGAGCTGGATGAGTGCTTAAAAAGCTCGGAGGCGAAGGTTGACCGAGCAGTTTTTCCATAAATCCCACTATTCCCGATTCAGCGTAGCCCGCTTGCCTGATATTTCGCAATCCCCTTTGGTCGGCTTCCAATTCATCCTTACGACTTTGAGGACGGTTAACTGCCAAATCCACGCCCAGCCTTACCATAGTATTGCGGTTCAGTCCAGCCGCTGTAGCGAGTCCGCGTTCGATCGCCACCTGACGCATCTGTTCGATCGAATGGCGGCTAGCAATGTGACCGATTTCGTGACCCAAAACGCTCGCTAGTTGGGCTTCATTATCTGCCGCCACCAGCAATCCCGTGGTAACGTAGACAAATCCCCCCATCGTGGCAAAAGCATTGATGCTATTGTCTCTGACCACCTGAAACCTGTAAGGAATATTGGGGCGATCGCTCACAGATGCCAAACGCTGTCCCACCCGATCGACATACTCCGCAATTTGCGAATTCCGATAAAGCTGAAACTGACTCGACAGTAACTGTGTATTAATCTGCCCCCCAATCTGGACTTCCTGCCGATCCGATATTTTAGATAGCTGTATAATTTGAATTCCCTGCAAAATTAAATCTTGCAACGGCAGTGCTTTGGTGGCTGGAAGTGCAGTCACCCATAGGGTCAGCGCCACGAGCGCAGAAAGTAACGGATAATACCAGCGCCCACGGAAACGAGCGAAAAATATCGACTTGACGTTCAACATAGCAGAGCAATCTCAAAAAAACTGAAAGTGAAAACCTTTCCGGAAGAAGGTTCGGTACAAGAAGTTTATAAGACAGACGCATTTTGAGTAGTTCAAGTTGCGATCTGAGTTTTTGCGATCGCAGTTGAGTTCTACCATATTGCACATCAGTCATTTTCTGAACTCCCCCGCTCACCCCTGGCTGTTCAATTTGTCATTAAATTTCTACAATAATTGGCTGGCAGGTATTTCTCACTAAACCCCTTTCTCAATTAGCAACGGAAAATTCTCATGAAAAAGATTTTAGACTCTCAAGGTCGCTTGTTAGGCAAACTCAGCATCCTGGACGTGGGTGCAGCTATAGTGATTCTGCTCGTTATTGTAGGTATCTTTTTCTTTCCCGGTACTTCCGGTTCCGTGGCTCAATTGGGAGTAGCGACAAGACCCGTCGAAGTTGATGTCGTTGTCAGGGGTTTGAGCATTCGTAACCCCCAAGAGTTAATCAAGCAGTTTCAGACCAAAAAGAAAACCAATATCATTATCCGCAATCAACCATACGGTCAGGTTGACATCAAAGCCGTCAAAGAACTGCCCAGAACTGTAGTCGTTCCCCAACCCGATGGTTCCGTCAAAGCACTTCCCGATCCGAGAAAGGATACTTTTAGCACCGATATGGTAATTACTTTAACTGGCAAAGCCCAAATTACTAACAACGGCCCCGTTCTCGGCAACAATAAAATCAAAGTCGGTATGCCGATCGAATTGGAAGGCTTCGATTATGATTTCAACTCCAGCGTTATCGATGTACGGATCAAAAGTTAATTTGGCAACACTAGGGTGGGCTTTTGCCCACCCTATCGGCTAGCTGAGTTCTTTCAAAAATCGCCGAATCAAACCGATTGTCACCGCAGGCAATTCCAGCTGAGGCGTCAACCCGACATCTTCCAAATGTTGAAAAAATCGGATGGCTGAGGGATTCAAACTTGCCAAGCGCTGCCCTATTTCTGGCCCCGTAAACTGAGACTGTTTGCCCCAAATAAACGCGGTGGGTGCAGTTAACTGGGAAATGTACAAGGACAGATCGAAGCTCAAATCGCCCCGCACAAACGAAAGTGCCGCATATTCAGCATTTTCTGCCAAAGCCGATTCCAGGTATGCTTCCACAATCTCATCGTAGACCCGACGAGCATCGGCAAATTGACGCTGCTCTAAAAATGTCCTAATACCTTTGGGGTTGGCAACTCCGGTACTGTAGATGATGCGATCGAGAATCGGTACGCTTACCAGCTGGGCAAAGAAGCTACTGGCATAATTTTCCCCAAAATCCGCCAGACCTGCGGGAGTAGTCAGAATTAGGCACTTGAATAATTCCGGGCGGTTGATGGCTATCCTGATGGTAAAAGCAGCTGTCAGAGAAGACGCAATTACAGGCACAGGCCCATTGCAAGTTTGCTCGATAAACTCTGCGATCGTCGTCAGGTAATCCTCAATCCGGTAATTGCGAGCTGGATGGTTCGACTTACCCCAACCGATTAAATCCGGTGCCAAAATACGGTATTCCGTAGCAAAAGCGGGATATACCTTAGACCACTCGTAGGCAGATGACCCGCCACCAAAGCCGTGCAAGAATACCAAAGTAGGCAGTTCTTCTGCACCAGTAGCATCCTGACGCCCCCATAATTCCCCTTGGGCTGTGTAATATACCATTCTGCCGAGGGAGGTCATCACCGATAGTTGTTCAAAGCCGGGTGGTTGAAACATAGATAAATCTCATTACTTACCTATTGATTGATGATGGCGCTTCACTTTATCTTCTGGCAGTAGGTTGATTTTTACCCAGGTTAGTACAGATGAAGATATAGCGGGGGACTCTCGGCGATTTATTTGAAGATAACTTGCTTTCCTGTAAAGATTCGGTAAATTTTTTATCGCTTGTGCTGAGCCGATTTCAACTTCAAAATGCTCATCCAAGGGATTTACGCTACTTACCGATCGCGATGGGGGGTCAGACCCCATACAAGTTTTTTTCATGTTAGTGTAACAGCATAATCTCAGACGCATCCAAGTAGCTTTAGACCGCAGCGTAGCGTGCCGTAAACTCTGAAGCGATTTTTAAAACAATACTAAGGTTTTGCTTAAGATCTGGAGTTCAAAAAACAGCTTATAGTCGAACTGGTCTATCAGGAAATGTACTCAGAAATTCTTATGTCTAAGCAGTACAGCCCTCAGTCAGATGGCTTTGGGCCATTGGGACGAGTGGGGCTGGCGATCGATGAGATCGATGCACCGACTTTTTTTGCTTCCCCCAGCCGTGGCCAAACTACATCGGAATCGGATTTACTCGTGAGCGTACCGGGCTATGTTTATTTGAACCTGGAAGATCTTAAGTGTTTTGAAGTAGTAGATCGACAGTTTCAACGCTGGGGAGCGATCTTTCATAACTGCATAGCTATCCATCCCTCTAACCCAGCTTTTCCCGCTCGCTCTGGAGCTACAGTACTGATGGGAGCTCCCAAGACAGGATGGTTAGAAGCTACTTTCCTGCATCCGGTTTGCTTTGTCAAAGCGTTTGTTACCAGTTCGCAGCGGCTGGTTCTATCTGCCTACGATCGCGATAATCAGCGGCTTACTCAAGTGGAGATGCCAGGGCCAAACTTAGCCGGATCGGACTCCCAAATACCCCCCAACGCGCCTCTGAGTATCAAAGCGCCAAATATCTACCGAATCACCTTCAGCGCTTTTGACGGTCAATTTACTGTGGACGATTTGAGCTTCCAGCTGTAGGGGCTAGCGATCGCTTGTGCATTTCGTTTGTAATAATTACTATCGGGTATGCTGCTTTTGTGGTATTCGATAACCCAGTAGTATTTAGTGTGTGGTAGTTCACCACTTATTCATTGTTAACAGGTAAGCAACGTGGCACAGGCTTCGTTTTGGTGGCAGCAACTTGTCAGCCAAATACCAGACTCGTCGCTTCCAGAATTCAAAAGTAGAGCCTTCAAATGGCTTTCGGGTCGGTATTTTGGGAGTTTGGGATTCTGGTTTTTGGGTTTGAGTGCAGCGATTGCCATGCTGTTTTGGCACTGGAAGCTATGTTTGGCTACCAGTGTTGGCGTGCTGGTAATGTGGTTTGTCTATCGACTGCAAGTGTGGGACTGGCAATTGTATCGATCGAAGTTGCGTCGCATATTTGGAGGCGCTAACCGTCAATTAACCATCGCAGTCGGCAGCGGCGGACTTGCTACCCTCAGCAGCTATATGGCAATCTCGATCGGATCTGATAGCAATAGTGCTTGGATCGCTGTCGGTGCCATGCTGCAAGGCTTGGGTACGCTGGCAATTTTGGTATTGCTGCTTTGGCATATATTTGGACGGCAAGCTTTTAGAGATGAAGCAAAGCTCGATCGAATGCTGGCAGAACTGACCGATACTAATCCCCTCAAACGTCTGATCGCGGTTCGGCATCTGACACGTTTGGGAACTAAATATGACAAAGGTCAGCAACAGACGATCGCAGACTATTTTCGCATCATGCTTTCTCAAGAGTCAGAAGCGACGATCCGGGATGCGGTTCTTGATGGTTTGCAAGCATTTGACAATCTTCCACAAATCGCTGGTGGCTCGAGACCTTTCTCAATCCCAGCAGATCTAAACTGTTCTGCTAAGTCACGCCGCATTATCTAATCAATAATTGGTAATTGCCGATCTGCCAGCTGTGACTGGGGAGAATCAAGGAATGTTCATTTCTCGCTATCTCCCCATCTCCTTATCTCCCTTTCTCAAGGCTGTATGCAATTCGCTCCGCTTTATCCCATTGCTTACCAAATTCTCAAGCCTACCTTTAACAACTGTCTTTGGGCAGGATCTGTCGCACAACCCTATGTAGCCCTTACCTTTGACGATGGCCCCCACCCACAGTGGACACCGCAACTGTTGGCAGTTTTAGATCGCTACAACATCACAGCCAGTTTCTTTTGGTTGGGTGCTTGTGTAAATCGAACACCAGATATCGCTAAGGAGGTTTATCGGCGGGGTCACTGGGTTGGTTTGCACGGTTACGATCATCGCATCTTTCCCCGTCTCGCTCCCGACTCTCTCAGATGGAGTTTGTCGCAAACCCAAATCGCGATCGCCAATGCCTGCGAGTTAGATTTAGAGGATGTCTGCAAACAAGTCCGCGATGTTCGACCTCCTAACGGGATGTTTACACCCCAAACCTTGAAGTGGTTGCGTAAGTGGAACTATCGCCCGGTAATGTGGAGTGTGGTTCCGGAAGATTGGCTGCGACCTGGAGTTTCTGTTGTGGTACAGCGCGTGCTACGACAGGTTCGCAACGGTTCTCTCATTGTTTTGCACGATGGTGCTTGCGGTGGGCAAGATGTCGCCGAAACGACTGCCCAAATTATTGAGCTTCTACTACAACTTGGACTGAAATTTGTTACAGTCGATCGGCTATGGCAGCAAATCTCCTACCCCCGCGCCCGGTAAGCTAAGCAGTTTAGTCAGAGAATTGTTAATTTCTCTTCTCTACTAGCTGTCATATCAGAGATTAGTTCATTAGAATGTCAGATGAGTACTTCAGCCATTTGTCAAGTCTATCTGGACTGAGACTTATCAGTTTAACGTAAAATCTCTCCCCAATGGCTTGCGTAGGATGGATTTCCATCCAAAGTAACTACTGCCGGGATACCAGCTTTTCAGGTGCGGGTTTAACTTTCCAGTCTGCTGTCCAGGCGAGATATCCAGTTAAACCCTTCCCCAGCAGACACCAAAAAACGGGAAAAATAGAGTAAACCGAACTGGCTTGACAGATGGCGAACGCTACTCCTAGCTAATTTAAGGAAATCGACAAAAGATGGGTGCAGAAATTTTTCCAGCCTTAATCGCAGTTAAACAGACAATAGCAAAGCCCAACGAAGCCTATAAAATTCGATGGGTACGGTTCGTCTGAACTTTCGTTTTTTGTCAACGCAGATCGAATTATCCAGCATTTTCCAGCCTATTCCACTGCTTTGCACGATCGGCCTTTTGGCTTTGGTGCAAAAGCAGAATCTCGAATTGTTTTCCAGATTGATAGAGAAGATGAAAAAATAGCGTGGATATTATGAAAAACTGCGTGCAATTTCTGTGAGAAAGGCTACAATCGGAAAGATCTTTGCCAGACCCAACTGCAAAGTTATCGATTGCGCTTCCAGACAAGGAAACTTTTCCGCTGCGAAGCACTCTGTTTTTCCCCCAGTCAGTAAACCATAGATATAGTATTTAAGGCTAATCCGGTGCGCTACTGGCTAGAAAATAGGGATCTCGATTCTTAATCATCTTTAGTTGTTGATTTGTTAACCCAAAGGAGCATGAGGAACGCGGCATGACCCAGGCTAACAACGTATTAGAAACCCTCGATCAGCCTATCAACGATCTTGAACTCGAATTTATATT is part of the Aerosakkonema funiforme FACHB-1375 genome and encodes:
- a CDS encoding polysaccharide deacetylase family protein, whose amino-acid sequence is MQFAPLYPIAYQILKPTFNNCLWAGSVAQPYVALTFDDGPHPQWTPQLLAVLDRYNITASFFWLGACVNRTPDIAKEVYRRGHWVGLHGYDHRIFPRLAPDSLRWSLSQTQIAIANACELDLEDVCKQVRDVRPPNGMFTPQTLKWLRKWNYRPVMWSVVPEDWLRPGVSVVVQRVLRQVRNGSLIVLHDGACGGQDVAETTAQIIELLLQLGLKFVTVDRLWQQISYPRAR
- a CDS encoding M48 family metallopeptidase; translation: MLNVKSIFFARFRGRWYYPLLSALVALTLWVTALPATKALPLQDLILQGIQIIQLSKISDRQEVQIGGQINTQLLSSQFQLYRNSQIAEYVDRVGQRLASVSDRPNIPYRFQVVRDNSINAFATMGGFVYVTTGLLVAADNEAQLASVLGHEIGHIASRHSIEQMRQVAIERGLATAAGLNRNTMVRLGVDLAVNRPQSRKDELEADQRGLRNIRQAGYAESGIVGFMEKLLGQPSPPSFLSTHPAPKDRIVALERAIDPARANVGDGLDETEYRTNIRALLRSRNY
- a CDS encoding alpha/beta fold hydrolase, with the protein product MFQPPGFEQLSVMTSLGRMVYYTAQGELWGRQDATGAEELPTLVFLHGFGGGSSAYEWSKVYPAFATEYRILAPDLIGWGKSNHPARNYRIEDYLTTIAEFIEQTCNGPVPVIASSLTAAFTIRIAINRPELFKCLILTTPAGLADFGENYASSFFAQLVSVPILDRIIYSTGVANPKGIRTFLEQRQFADARRVYDEIVEAYLESALAENAEYAALSFVRGDLSFDLSLYISQLTAPTAFIWGKQSQFTGPEIGQRLASLNPSAIRFFQHLEDVGLTPQLELPAVTIGLIRRFLKELS
- a CDS encoding response regulator; protein product: MSKKILIVDDEPHIRVLMEQTLEDLEDKGVELLMADNGEKALETIKREKPQLVFLDVMMPKMSGFEVCNAVKKELGMYEVYIVMLTAKGQEFDKQKGNDAGADLYMTKPFDPDEVLEKSIEILGL
- a CDS encoding DUF4330 domain-containing protein; protein product: MKKILDSQGRLLGKLSILDVGAAIVILLVIVGIFFFPGTSGSVAQLGVATRPVEVDVVVRGLSIRNPQELIKQFQTKKKTNIIIRNQPYGQVDIKAVKELPRTVVVPQPDGSVKALPDPRKDTFSTDMVITLTGKAQITNNGPVLGNNKIKVGMPIELEGFDYDFNSSVIDVRIKS
- a CDS encoding metallophosphoesterase family protein produces the protein MSETTNRRIIIGDVHGHYNGLMTLLEAIAPGEDDRVYFLGDLIDRGPQSFHVVEFVSTNSYPCLLGNHEQLLLDSFANGKPQAHILQVWLYSGGNATIASYPESRIPSEHIDWLRMLPPYLDLGDLWLVHAGVHPQMPITEQNADQFCWIRDEFHSIPKPYFPDKLIITGHTITFTLPNISPGKIAQGQGWLDIDTGAYHRKSGWLTGLDITNKLVYQVNVFDGSIRTLPLQEAVAKVEPQQILARH
- the miaE gene encoding tRNA-(ms[2]io[6]A)-hydroxylase, producing MLTTINALKQPTRWEWVVQALANLDTILLDHSHCERKAAGVAINLMFRYPSNTKLVRMLTAIAREELEHFELVNQWLERRGIPLGPLPAPPYGATLNSEIRRDEPMRLLDTLLVCGLIEARSHERLGLLADACPDRELAQFYRGLMASEARHFGIYWILADTYFDRETVMQRLEELAIVESNVLATLHPQPRIHS